The Kwoniella shandongensis chromosome 13, complete sequence genomic sequence ACGATAAACCAATCAGTACTGAACGCGGTAGCAATGACAACaaggaaagggaaagaatcGAAGAGaatgacactcacccttccacaACCGCAGTTCTGGCAGAAAGCAATTCTCAGCGTCCTCGGTGCGACAGGTGGAGAGGTTTTCGCCTTTTTGGGTGTCGGAATTTGATGATTGGAAGTGCTTCGGGTTCGCTTTTTGCTCATGGTGCGATAGGAGGGACCAGGTGTGGAGATGGCAGACATTTTGTGGTGGCCTTTGATGAGTGGAGATCTAATCAGCGTGGACTCTGTTCTGGCGTTGACGGTCAACTTACGATCTGTGTGGCGGGGAGATGGTGAGATCATTGGAAATTGTcggtgaggttgaggataCGTCCGTTCTCGAAGGATCGTTTTTTGGGCGTCTCTTTTctggaagcgaggaaggtgaaTTAGCTTTGGCTTGGCTGTGATTGATGTCTGATCAGATTATACTTACTATCGGACGTTATCAGCGCTGCTTGTATACCTCGAGACGATACGTGGGCCAACTTGATGCTGTTAAGAAATTCGATGTTAGCGATGCTGTGATGGGAAAGGACAAGTCGGCTGTAGCGGATCGAGTAAGAAGTGCAGAATGAGTCCGAGCGTGCTGGCAGGAGTGACGTCGCATCTTAACCACAATAACAAAGGACCGAGCGGAGTCGGAGTACAATAacaacgaggaggaagtgaggatATTTGATCTTAGATCACGTCAGAGGTGCGGTGGGTGAGGTTGCGGAAGATGGGGGAGAACGTCGAGATTGCGGAATacgaaaaggaaaagggTGCGAGCATCAAAGGATGGGCAGATAGATGAGACGCTGACATTGGGAGATCGCACATggttgaaagggaaagacGAGCGGACTCACGTTATTGTCGATCGTCGAGAAGTCAAAGGACGGTGAAGGTGAGAGCTGTAAGATCGACAGATCGCTGAGAACAACGAGATGTGGGTTGCGGATCTCAGTCGAGGTCGTATAGACGTAAGTAAGACGAATGTCGAAGTTTTGAGAGTATTGAGTTGACGGTGAAGGTCAAAAATTGAGAACTGAAGTGCGATTGTGGTTGTGTGTGGGTGTACTGTAGCGCAGCCAGTCGCTGTGGAGCTGAGTGTCGTGATGTTGAGAAACGGCAGAGGAAAGGGGGGAAGAGCGGATCACCCAGCGCCCCCTTTATACTTTTTTCCATCCCCGTCCCATCGCACTATTGATGGACCGATATTGAAGTATGTGGGGCTGATGGGGACTAGGAACGATCACTGAGAGAATCACCTCTGCTCTGACCTGCAGAGAGACAAAGGTTTCAGCGAGCAACAGAAAAACACGAGGTGATGAGAAAGACATGTCTAttgtctcgtcgtcgttcctGATCGTACGGTACACGGTACACGGTACCCAATACCTCGTTAGCTTAGCTTTTGTTGATTGCGTTTCATCTCATCCCAACAGCGGTAACTTAAGGGCGTGTGATGTCATGTGAGATTGATGTGGCGTGTAACTAGAGTCGAGATGCAATGATGGGATTGTGATGCGCATTGTTCCTCGTTATTGTGTGTGATCTCTTTCTCATGCACGATCCTGTTTTCATAGGAAaaaaaggggaaaggaggacgatatcggggaaaggaagaaggggattgTGCTCATTGTCGAGCATCGTGGCAGAGAGGACACCGCATCAATACCTTCCTGTGCGTCGGCAAAAGCAGAAGTCATCTGACCAAGTGTAACCAAGATAAGCCGACACGTTCACAGTTCGTGTCTATCTCAAGAGGGAAAGCCCCTCACGTCCCTCACAAAGGATGACGAAAACGTATAGTCACGATCAAGAAACAGAAAGAAAAAAAAAAAACATGATTGGCGAGAAAGGGATTAGGGTAGCCTCGGAGGCATTTCTCCGCGGATATCTGGCAGAATGGATCAGTGCACCATCAAACTTTACGTCGCACTGACCACCACTATCATATCGTCGATTGAACCTTGAtttctttcccctttgtCGGTCCGATCGAGGGTTAGGAGGCTGTGTCAGAGCTCATGATCACGATCATGATGGCGCCGCCGTCAAACGTCTTTTGTCTCTGTTTACGGCGACCAGTCCGTCCTAGTTCAAACCACGACACCACGATGTGACTTCTCAACGAGACACACACGCACTTACTCGCACGCACCCCTGAGACGTACTGAGTGAGAGAGGTCGGCTAAATCTCGTTCTTGCTTCGGCAGAATGACTTGAATATCGTCttgtctctgtctctgttAGGTCATGCTGGACGACGGACGTTCTTTAGAGCTCGTATGATCGGTAGGAGTACAAACACGTATGTCCGTCAGGCAGTCAGGCAGTCAGCCAGGAGGGGTACGAAGGCTTTAGGCTCTGTACCGTAGCTCACATCGTTTCTGGGTTCGTTTTAGCTCTGCCAGACCGCGGTTGATTTTGCCGAGGTGTAATTCGTGTGTATGGCCAAGTGTCCTTCGAATATACATGCCTCTGTCAGAAGATGTGTCATATCGCCCGATAGTGAGTACAGCTCATTAGATATGATATTATACCATTCGGATCGGACTGTGTATAACGAAGCTCCAAGCAGTATACCAAGAGCATCTGGTAACTACAAGGCACGACGGGCATCACTTCGGGCTGGTAGATGATCACATGAGTGTTGTGGAGCTGCGTCGAGTTCTATCCCTACAGCAGGCGGCAAAAATGGTCACTTGACTGGGGTTGAGGTCTGAAACACGGCACGTTGTTCTGATTGAGAAAGCATAGGATTTTACTGTGTTGATCGGCATTGAGCGAGAAGTAGAGAGTGTGTGGAATGTCCTTTGGCAATGAAAATGGACGGAGTGAGTAGCCATGCGGAAGCAGAATACTAGTGGAGTAAGGTGTCATCCGCAACTGCGCGACTACTCTGCTGTACGAGCACTATAGGACAAAGTGTTACATGGTCCGACTGCGCGATCGTAATCGCGAACACCAAAAGGCAACGACGCGGCGAAGGTAATCACTCGAATTCGTAGTTGTCGGCGATAAGTTTTCTAAAATCCGATTTGTGCCACGCTGGTACATCGCTTCACGTGTGTCAGGCTCACTTATGCGAGACTAGTCCCTGAGCTCAGAGTTTCACTGTACCAATTCTCAACACTTGCACCCAGACACTCCCAACGCTCACGCACCAGTCTGGCTTGCTCCCACTCTCACAGTGTGACACTCTGGCTCTCTCTCGTCGTTGCAGTCTGGCAACACTTCATCACTTCTTTGGTCTTATTAACAACGACTTCTTCTTTTTTCAACCTTCAAGTTTTTCAACCACTTTCAAAAATGTCTCACCGAAAGTACGAAGAGCCTCGTTCCGGTTCGCTTGCTTTCCGTGAGTATCGTCTTCTCAGCCTCAGCATAtcgttggagaaggagggagcaGTGAAAAATTTAGGATGATACTAATGATGGTTTGTTCTCGATGATTAGTTCCCAGGAAGAAGGCAGCCCGACACAGGGGTCGATGCAAGGCTTTCCCCAAGGTTAGTTGGATTCTCGAATTGGATCTCGTCAAGGGGAGGGAACGCTGGGAaacggagagaagaggagagaagctgcaatggggaaggagggatggatgggagaacaGTTGGACAGGAAGGATTATGATGTTGACTCTTCGTTCGCTTTTAGGATGACCCCAAGAAGCCCGTCCACCTCACCGCCATGATGGGTTACAAGGCTGGTATGACTCACGTCGTCCGAGACCTTGACCGACCTGGATCTAGTGAGTTGTCAAAGATTCGAGAAAGATCGGCCATGAGCACATGCTAAAtgtcgctctcttctccaacagAGATGCACAAGAGGGAGGTTGTCGAGGCCGCTACCGTCATCGAGACCCCCCCATTGGTCGTCGTTGGTGTTGTCGGTTACGTCGAGACTCCTCGAGGCTTGAGGTCTTTGACCACCGTTTGGGCTGAGCACCTCAGTGACGAGGTCAAGAGGAGGTTCTACAAGTGAGTGCGAAGTGCTGCTGCAATCGAAGGAAAAAAGAACGGTTCGCTGATACAATGTCGCTCAATCAGGAACTGGTACcgatcaaagaagaaggctttCACCCGATACGCCTCCAAGCACACCGAGAACAGCGGCGCTTCTATCACTCGAGAACTCGAGCGAATCAAGAAGTACTGTACCGTCGTTCGAGTCCTCGCCCACACCCAAATCTCCAAGACCGGTCTTCAACAAAAGAAGGCCCACCTTATGGAGATCCAGGTCAACGGTGGTGCCGTCGCCGACAAGGTCGACTTCGCCAAGTCTCACTTCGAGAAGACTGTCGAGGTCGGTTCCGTTTTCGAGCAGGATGAGTGTATCGACATCATTGGTGTTACCAAGGGTCACGGTTACGAGGGTGTTACCGCTCGATGGGGTACTACCAAACTTCCCCGAAAGACGTGAGTCCGCCTACTTGATCCATATTCAAGCGCTTGTGCTGATGTGTGTCTCTATGTTAGCCATCGAGGTCTCCGAAAGGTCGCTTGTATCGGTGCTTGGCATCCTTCCAAGGTCATGTTCTCCGTCGCCCGTGCCGGTCAACGTGGTTACCACTCTAGAACTTCGATCAACCACAAGATCTACCGAATCGCCAACGGTTCTTCCGGTTCTTCCGGTACTACCGACTTTGACCTTACCAAGAAGGACATCACCCCCATGGGTGGTTTCGTTCGATACGGTATCGTCAAGAACGACTTTGTCCTCATCAAGGGTACATGTGTCGGTCCCGTCAAGCGAATCGTCACCCTCCGAAAGGCTCTCCGAACCCACACCTCTCGAGCTCACACCGAAAAGGTCCAACTCAAATTCATCgacacctcttccaactttggTCACGGTCGATTCCAGGATGCGGCCGAGAAGCACGCTTTCTTGGGTCAACTCAAGATCAAGTCCACCGCTTAAACTCAAATTTAGGCAGAGGAATTGGAATTGGGATTGGTTGGTGGAGCAGTTGGGTTTCTTTCATCGTAGAAAGGAGGAGACCTATTGTAATATCATGACAACGGTAGCATGCATATTGTGACCGTTGGGTTTTGCGTTTGCGTTTTGCAATGTTGCAGATCCGCTTGAGTGTACTGATGCGTGCCCAGACGTGGTGGCTATGGTGCAAGATTTCCAGTGACGTTTAGAAAAAAGCTGTCCGTTCCGTCGTCTGGGCAATGAACTGCTGCAACACCGGTTGGATTGGGTACACATGATTATATGCAATGTCAAATACATGATCGAATGAATGCTATGAGCAATGCTCGACTCTATGAACAATGACGAAAGACCTCTCCTATACTCTCAAAGTATACTCAATCCAATCCTACGAAatccgcatcatcatcaaaatCATCTCTACCTCCAGCCAATCCGGCCTTGGCAGCCCAAAacgctcttctttcctttccagTCAATCGACCATCCTTATCATCGTTACTTGTACCCGAAACTGAACGAGTCTTCgtggtcttctcctcttcgtcgtccgaaGTGAGAATATCCAAATCCGAATCGTCCAAGCtgatctcttcatcctccatcgcTGCTTTTGTCAAACCATTCGTAGTCGTTTTCGTATTGGGCTTCTTGGTCTTCGTCTTTGATGCAAAAGCATATCTCGACTCTTCTGGCGGTTCTTCCAAGATCTCAATACTATCTTCGGAAACATCGCCGTCCGATCTTCTCGTCGCTGCTATTCTCGCTGCCAAGGCTGACCCGTTGGACGTTGCCACAGACAAGttcgatcttcctcttccatttGGAAAAACTTCGACtatctcgccttcttcatctccactctcgaCGAGGGAGATATCGTTCATGTAACTCTCCTCGTCAGGATGATACAGATCATCCGAATCGCTATCGCTCATTGAATCGTCTGaatcgtcgtcatcctccaactcatcatcatccactaTGATCGCTTgaacaccaccaccacgaccaccacGTGATCGAGTATCTCGACGTGGGGATGATGCTGGTCCGTCGGCACGGGATGATTTAGGTTCGGATGCAGGTCTTTCTTTCGATAGGAACAAGTCAGGCGGAGCTCGATAGTTGGTAACGTGGTCTTTGGGATCGACGCCAAGTGGTATACCAAGGAGTCGCTGGAGTTTGCCTTCCGCATGTAATCGCTCGAGTTCTGTCCTCTGCTTCAAGGTCTATGACACGGCGAGAGGTCAGCTCAAGCAGACACACGAGCAGGACAAAAGCGCATAACGTACCTCTTTGGTGATCCCCATCACACCCGTGAGGATGCTCATCTCGTCAGGATCAAAATCTCTTGGTTTTCGTCCTGAAACCTTCCCGCTCAATTGCTCGGCTCGCTCAAACAACCGCATGAGGAGAAGCTCGTATGCACCTGCAAGGGTTGCTTTGACCTGACGAATACCAAATGAACCGCCAGAGATGTCATTATCTGCGTAACAGGTGCCATTGGTCGTCAGCTGATTGTTGGCGCAATATGTACCAGAAGGCAGCTGTCTCACCTCGGTCTTGTGGATCTTCGATACTGAGCAAGAAAGACTGATTTGGGCGTAACCATCCCCTTGATGATTTGAGATAATAAAaacctcctcttcgtatTGACAAGCCCACTTCTTGGTAATTGAAATGTCTCCCATACAGCTCGAAGAACTCGACCAACAACGTTCCGAGATTCTCCTCGGGGTCCATCTCTGATCGCCGTAACTTGGGATGGACCTGTGTAACAGCAAAGCAAGTCAGCAGCTGGATTATAAATGAGGACAGCTCGGTATGTTCGACATACCtggaggaaagagatgaCCATACAGATCACCGAATAACTGCCTAAACCTCCAGAATACACCTCATTCATCGATCTTTGACTTAAGAACGACTTGACAACGAGGATGAGCTGTCGAGCGCCCGGTAAAGCGTCAAGATACTGGTTGATGATCTTTCCCGCTGAAATGCCGTTGACCTGATTGAGAGAGATGTCCACATTCAGTTTTCCTAACACAAGAAATACCAAATGTCAGCTAATCCATCTGGGCAAGGAAGCACCAAAGGTGGCAGCCGACCTACCTTCGTTGGTCACGAATTTGATGATGGGGACTCTTGCTCTGGAAATGATAGCGACAGTACTTGTGATATTGGCCATACGCATCGATTTCGCCATTTCCGTAAGTAATCGAGCCTTATTCGCTTCTGAGAAATGTTTGTGCGATACTACCAGATCGATATCGCTACATCATCAAAGACAAACTCTGTCAGCTAGCGCTCGTCTTCGGCGGACGGAGATAGCTCACCCTTGAGGCAGATATAACTGTGTTTGCCATGAACCAAATGGCGTGACCTCTGCGTCGGGCCAGAGTTTTGCGATCGCCCTCGTTATCATCTCAATGACGAAGAGACGAACTTCAAACTCTGCTTTTGTAGGCGATACATATCGATAGAATGCATTGATCTCCTCATTGAGCCTAATCGACGGAGATTGACATCagcttcctttcccttctgctATGGATGAGTTATGTAGCGGACTCACATCTCTGCTGGATCACGACATCTTTCCCAATCAACTAGATCAGACCATGGAGCATGTCTCTCTGCAGCTCTTCGTTCCTCTTTCAAATTCCTAAAACCTCCAGCATCCCCATtttgctgttgctgttgctgttgctgtttGCCTTTCTGTTTCTTATCCGTTTTACTCTTTTTGCTCGTGCTAGTCGAATTTCCTACTGCGTCCGCTTTTCGTTTCGCATTATTGCTGGTAGTAGGTTTGGGTGGTAAGTTCGGTGCTGATGACGccggaggtggtggtaatAGGGGAAGTTTGGATGGTCCTGCTTCTGCTGTCgcgggtggaggtgaaggtgaaaagTTGAACGAGATGAAATCGGCTCCTCCGTCTTGGAACTCTGCTTGAGAAGAGGCCATGATGGGCAGCACGAAGACGACTGCTGTTCTCCCAAACTACGGCGTAGAGGGCTTTCTTAGActtattgttattgttgaaGCTACAGTACGATGAACTCCGGTCCGCGACTTTTGTGGATGATCGAGAGTGTaatgattgactgattgatttTTGATAACGAAAGTTGAAAGTGGCAAAATAACAAAGAACGCAGAGACACACGTCATGTTACGAGCGAGTATTACAGTGTTGATTTCAACAATCAACGCTTACTACAACACTGTATATAACACGATACTTCCTTGTCGAACacacaacatcagctcaatAGAGCTTGTCATATCTACCCTCTCAACTTGACagctctcttcctctctcgctcgctcagCTTGTGCGAAATGACCGAATCTACATCATAAGGACCAACTATCACCCCTCCAGCCAACACcgctttccttctcccctcccttcctcgctcttccccttcgctGCAAGCTGGTCTTGAGCCGTCCCGGTGACAGTGCAACCCTGCGATTAAGCAAAGCAACACCCTCTCCCCCTCAACTGAGTTGTCAAGATGCTCGCTCCACCACAAAGAGGTCCGAAACGACCTCGGTCACCATCGCCTCCTACAACCTTTGAGGCAGATGATCTCGCCTCTCCGCTCGATATGATCCTGAAAcgacggagaagagacgagaggCATTGGTCCGACGTACACAATCAGACAACTGAACAATcaccattcctcctttctcccGGTCAATCACACGACCATCATGATTATTTCGCCTCACATCATGGCGATGAGGGCGATGATCACCCTCCGAATGGGAGTGGGGAGAGTAGTGCAGCAGCTCAGAGAAGAGCGATGGCAGGTATAGAACGACGACGTGCAAGACAATGGGAAAGACTCAATGCTCCGGTCTCTGCTTCCGCCCCAACTGCGACACAACAGCACCATGCGACTTATagatctggatctggatctggatcgcAACCCACACCTTCGCCATCACCATATCCTTATCCTTCGCCTATCCCTCATCGTCAAGCGTATTCTCAGCCTGATCCGTACACCCATCATGGAGGAGGACAGATGTCTTCGTCGCCGATCCGGAATCtcccaccttcatcatcgccgtTTCGGGATAAAGGTGGTCCTTCGTCAGGTGGAGATGAGTGGACAATGGATcatgaggagatgagaagagagtggGGTGAAGAGTACGCGGCGCAGAATTCACTCCTGCATAGTCTGGTACGTTGTGACCCATTTCAGTCTTGTTTACATGTGTCCAGGAGAAGAcatttctttctttccttaCAAAtcttgtggtggtggtggtggctaACGCAATCCCCTTTGACCGATGTAgcacctcgctcgactcaATACTCAACCTCCTACATACTCTCAATCGACCGATTCTTCCCAATCTACTCAGACTGTATATTCCACACCGACACTCACTTCCCCCCATCCATATCGTCAATACACATATCCCGATTCGTCGCCCTTCAATCCTCACGTCCACGCTCACGCACATGCCCATCCCCAATCGGACGGTATGACCGACGAGAGAGGGGGCGATGATATGATGGAAGttctggaagatgaggttgaggttgaagatgaagtgAAGAGGCGGTATGAAGAGACGAATAGACTGTTAGGGGAGTTGGAGGTTgtcaggaggagaaggttgggagaaggagggagcgATTATTGAGCTTGAGTCTGAGCATGAGGCGAGATGACGAGCTGGAAAGTGGAATAGGCTGGTGGGAGCATGTCGAAATCAGAGTGGAAGAAAGCTAGAAGGGTGGATTAGAAGTATTTTGTAGATTCACGTCTCACTCGATTGAGATACCATTCTGACTTGGTCAGTCCTTGTACCCGTTCGTCCTTCCACAATTTGTAATCGTACTTGTATCTCGTGTCATGTATCATGCATATGAAAGTAAAGCGTCCCTGTACGAGGAGTCGCATCGCTCGGCTTCTACTAAATTCCAACCGTTCATGCTTGTCAGTGACCGTCACGTCCGCTCAGCAATGTGGGTGTCGTTGGACCA encodes the following:
- a CDS encoding 60S ribosomal protein uL3 → MSHRKYEEPRSGSLAFLPRKKAARHRGRCKAFPKDDPKKPVHLTAMMGYKAGMTHVVRDLDRPGSKMHKREVVEAATVIETPPLVVVGVVGYVETPRGLRSLTTVWAEHLSDEVKRRFYKNWYRSKKKAFTRYASKHTENSGASITRELERIKKYCTVVRVLAHTQISKTGLQQKKAHLMEIQVNGGAVADKVDFAKSHFEKTVEVGSVFEQDECIDIIGVTKGHGYEGVTARWGTTKLPRKTHRGLRKVACIGAWHPSKVMFSVARAGQRGYHSRTSINHKIYRIANGSSGSSGTTDFDLTKKDITPMGGFVRYGIVKNDFVLIKGTCVGPVKRIVTLRKALRTHTSRAHTEKVQLKFIDTSSNFGHGRFQDAAEKHAFLGQLKIKSTA